The Raphanus sativus cultivar WK10039 chromosome 6, ASM80110v3, whole genome shotgun sequence sequence TTCAAAATGtgatatatatcatttaaagaTCGAATCTGCAAAAATTCAAATTCTCAAAAGATTTTAGTGTTCAAATTAAGATAGATAAGTGAACAGAAAACAATGGAATGTATAAGAGATTTACGTCagtttatgattatttttacaATGGATTGTATTCAGTTGGTTAGGATGGTTTCGAAACCAGAAAATGGACAATCTTtacaagttatttggaagatataaagatttttaaaacaaGTTTCAACAGTTCATAGATCATTCATATACGACGGATGCAGAATTCAAAAGCGGACAACCTCGCACGCAGTGCAAATAAACAATCGTTGTATATTTATCCATATAGATATAGAACTACCAATTTGATTTGCAGTGTCAACAAGAGCCTGTCTAAGTTactgacaagaaaaaaaaatgaacagaaAACAGTATAGAtatcaataaattaaaacaatttgtAATCGATAGACGAAACCTTAGATCAAGGGAATCAATAAGTGATTTATAATTATAGACAAATAGATATTAAGTGTTTGTTAAGTAGAATTCTAGAACTCAAATAACAACAATCAACTCAGTCAAATTTTATTACAGAATCTATCTATGTCTAGATTTAGAATGTCAAATTTCTTTGTGAAATTCAATCAATTTAGACAATCATTAAATTCAACCATTTCAGACAATCAATAAATTCAAATTGGATAAGTTCACTAAATCCATACACCAGATTTTTTCACCAATAATTATTTAACTCATCTCAAAGCTTAAGTAAGCTCTGACTAGTGGCATCAGTCTTGATCTCATTTAAGAGCCAAAGCTTGTGAGAACAGTTTCTTAAAGCTTTAATAGATGTTTCCAGGCTGGGGTCGAGGAGAATTCCTGATCTTAGCTTTTTGATCCTAGTGGCGAAAGTCCTGATCAGACGAGGAGATCGTCATAGCATTTCAATGGATAGTCGATCCTTTAGTTTGGTAGCTGCTGGTTCCTTGTTCCCCTTCTCATTTTAGGCTTGGCTCTCGGTATCCGTTCTTTACACTGAGACTCCTTCTTGAGGAGAGTGTTTGGCTCTCTCTCTACTATCTGGTTACACTCTTTGCCTTTATGTCTACCCGTCTTGTATGCAATTAAGTGGATCTTTTGATGTGATCTTTGATTTCAAGTCAGCTAAcctttgtttttatcttatattattCAAATCCGTTTACAAGGTTGAACTTGAGTAACTGAATATATCACTCACTCGCAGACTATTCTCAAGCCTTGTCTCAGCACTCACTTAAAAACGAAGCAAAACATGAAAGACAAAGAGCTAGCTATAATCCAATGCTTGCACAAGTTTCTCTCCATCACCTTTGAATCCGTTCTGAAAGACTGCTTTGACCCTCTTGATGAACTATGATCCCCAAAGAGGCTAAGTTTGTTATTATTGTTGTTTGGTCTCCTCTCCTATATTTCGTGGGGGTAACCTAGTCTTAGtgtataataagtttataacaTTACAAACAAGCATCCTGTGCAaccacacttttttttttgaaaaaatatctGTTGAATTATCATTTATCATTGTTGAATCAATGTGCCAAAAAAACTGAAAGTTTTGTCTAAATGAATTACACCCAACTTATCATCACTTACCAAAGCAAGAATCATCAAAAGGGTACACCAAGAAATGAATTTACTAATCTCATGTTGTATATGAGGTTTCATTTCCACCGGAGAGACTGTCTAATGCCAGTGAAGATGAGTCCCACTGATCTACCGATCAAGGTGACAAGAAAGAAGGATATGATGCTACTCACTTTATCCACCACCACTCTTATGATTGGCATTCCGATGTCTGATAACTCCAGAAACAGACTGAAGTAGTACCTCCTGTTTTACACACATCAAACACTTTCTCATGTATTTAAGGTTCTTGTGATCTGAGGCAAAagaggagagagggagaggtCTTACCATCCTGATAGAGCCTTAAGCTCCTTTGTTCGTTTAACAGGCAATGAGAAATCACTTATTATGGAGTATCGCAagggtgatgatgatgaggcaGCTTTAGCTTTTCCAGGTGTTAGCTTTCTCCACCAACTATAGCTTTCTGTATCATCACCACCATCAGGGTTGTTGATCACCTGAGTTTGAAGAATGTAGAGGTCAAAGCGATCCTCATACATGGACACAACTGCTTCCATGTTCTGATGTAACCACTGGTATAGAGCTACCTACCAAgtagaaataaaaatctttaaatgcAAGGTGCAGTTAAACACAAGGTAAGTGTGTGTTTACCTCGTTGCGTAGTTTTTGGAGTGCTCTACTAGAAAGGTTACAGATATCTAACCCTCCTCCACTGTTCATTTCATCTGAGAATTTGCTGTCAACAGAAATGAGCTCTAGATAGATGCTAGCGACCCCATCTGCTAATGTTATCATCAAGTCTTCCAAAATGGCAACTCCATGAGTACGAAACAAGCTCAGGTCGTAGCAGGAAGCTTTCCTTAAAGATCCAAATCTGTGGAAGTATAAGAACTCTGCAAACAGATCCTCCTTGCctgattttcttattttatcaaAGATAGCTTCCTTTTCATTTAGCATTTTCATCAGTAAAGGAGTCATCGCCTGCACATCATGGAATAGATTCTATAGTTCATTTCAAATCTGGTATTCACATCACATCACATAATGTAATATATGCTATCGACTTGCCTTGTCAGAATCAGTGTCTTCCACACACAGTTCCCTCTTTAGCCAAGCTGTGCATGCTCCTTGATATGCTTCACAGACAATATCATTAAAACTAACCTTCCACTCATCTGAACTGATTGTGTTAGATATCTTATTTGTCTGCAGAACAAAATACAATAAGCTAATCACACGGTATCCAAGAGTCGCAGCAAAGACTTAAGGCTAGAGAACTATATGCCCCTGAACTAGAAGC is a genomic window containing:
- the LOC108834161 gene encoding uncharacterized protein LOC108834161 isoform X1, with the protein product MVGHVVSSSSCIHLRMPRAHFTKRSSLSRNPPVNIPQRKPVGSCNITWKPSGEARRGYVSTSLNLGAYLSRGECTCLASLADFDAVAGSGWVPIGDQVLLMASVFLTYMAGVIPLRNSGYSSSSKKNTVEEKNPDLGTTSESFGRDTGFDGDLESVWDVVKGKLLDSLDAIKRESTLGSRVLKPKPPQGKPPLSLYAISERPQLYLLWSCFQKLEEETNKISNTISSDEWKVSFNDIVCEAYQGACTAWLKRELCVEDTDSDKAMTPLLMKMLNEKEAIFDKIRKSGKEDLFAEFLYFHRFGSLRKASCYDLSLFRTHGVAILEDLMITLADGVASIYLELISVDSKFSDEMNSGGGLDICNLSSRALQKLRNEVALYQWLHQNMEAVVSMYEDRFDLYILQTQVINNPDGGDDTESYSWWRKLTPGKAKAASSSSPLRYSIISDFSLPVKRTKELKALSGWRYYFSLFLELSDIGMPIIRVVVDKVSSIISFFLVTLIGRSVGLIFTGIRQSLRWK
- the LOC108834161 gene encoding uncharacterized protein LOC108834161 isoform X2, producing MVGHVVSSSSCIHLRMPRAHFTKRSSLSRNPPVNIPQRKPVGSCNITWKPSGEARRGYVSTSLNLGAYLSRGECTCLASLADFDAVAGSGWVPIGDQVLLMASVFLTYMAGVIPLRNSGYSSSSKKNTVEEKNPDLGTTSESFGFDGDLESVWDVVKGKLLDSLDAIKRESTLGSRVLKPKPPQGKPPLSLYAISERPQLYLLWSCFQKLEEETNKISNTISSDEWKVSFNDIVCEAYQGACTAWLKRELCVEDTDSDKAMTPLLMKMLNEKEAIFDKIRKSGKEDLFAEFLYFHRFGSLRKASCYDLSLFRTHGVAILEDLMITLADGVASIYLELISVDSKFSDEMNSGGGLDICNLSSRALQKLRNEVALYQWLHQNMEAVVSMYEDRFDLYILQTQVINNPDGGDDTESYSWWRKLTPGKAKAASSSSPLRYSIISDFSLPVKRTKELKALSGWRYYFSLFLELSDIGMPIIRVVVDKVSSIISFFLVTLIGRSVGLIFTGIRQSLRWK